The DNA window TACCTGTAAGTTCTCAAATTAGCTTCAAATTTGGTTCTTTAAGTTCTTAAACCATAATCTATTCACTGATTGTTTCTATCTTCTTGGGGGCACAGAGAGGTAAAACATGGACTGTCCAACTGTTGGCCGTTGCATGTTTATCTATTGCAGCTAAAATGGAGGAAACAAAGGTGCCTTCATCAGTAAACTTACAGGTGATTACTATatatatagattgatttttcATGATTGTTAATCCCTTGGTCTTTTTCCCAATTTGAGTTTCATGATTGGGTTGTTTGCAGGTGGGGGAACCAAAGTTTGTGTTTGAAGCTAAAACAATACAAAGAATGGAACTATTGGTTTTAAGTACATTGAAGTGGAGAATGCAAGTTTTAACACCTTGTTCCTTCATTGATTACTTCTTGAATAAACTTTGTAATGATCATCAATATCCATCATCAACTCCAATCACTAGATCATTGCAGATAATATTGAACACCACCAGAGGTTTATTTCTCACTATAtctatttgtttatgttattattattgagAATCAATGGTGTTTGATTGGGGAAATGAATGAATGCAGGTATTAATTTGTTGGAGTTCAGACCTTCTGAAATAGCAGCAGCAGTGGCCATTTCTGTTTCAGGACAAATGCAAAGATGTGCCATTGATAAAGTTATTTCATCATTCATCTTTGTAcaaaaggtaaaaataaaaaataaagaagatacaAAAGTGGTGGTGCCTGTAAATACTTGAAAAACTCACAACAAGAGAAGAgtcaattacttttattttttattttgcaggAAAGAGTGTTGAAGTGTGTTGAAGTGATGAAAGATTTGACATTCATTAATGGCACAGCTGCTACTACTTCAGCTACATCATCGGTGCCCCAAAGCCCCATTGGGGTATTAGATGGTGCAGCATGTTTGAGCTATAAAAGTGATGAAATAAAACATGGGCTATTTGCAAATTGTTCTCATCCTACACCAGATCTTAAAAGGAGGAAACTAGACAAATCACCTCAACCGGATCACATCTGAAATTTTCCCTGGAATAAAATTTTaaggtgaaaaataaaaaaaacaaatatgggTCAAAGTTGAAGAGAAGTGGATGGTGCCTCAGCCATTGCCATGGAGGTGGTGTTTTTGGAAACAAATACTGCagctttattattattaccatttgTTGTAGATTAGATTTCAATTACAGAGAGAGGGGAAAAATATCATGTCAGAAATTATAAGCAAAAGAGTGTAATATTCTTTCAGGCAGCAATTAGAGTGTAATTATGGGCATTCTAATCATAATTGAAAAATGCTGTTATTTCTTGATGGTGGGTGGTTTGTGTACTTTTgtcttatttttacataaaaactGAACCAAACCTCAGATGTTGACTGGTCTTACTCTAAACCCAATACTCTacctttaatttatttaagttctGTCTGTTTCTGAATTCTGAAATAAAAACagaaaacacaaaaataaatgtGAGGGCAGAAGCCTTGGGAATCCGCAGGCCTACTTACTCACTGCCATCAAATTTCCCACATCCTCTTCTCTTTAAAAGTAATTCATATATTAatctttataatatgaaaatgttactttaataattataatttaattctatgACATGTCTCTGACAAGTTGATAGATGTCATTGAGAAATAGTTGCTCCACGTGTtcctttttatataattaaattataagataaGCTTGAGAATAGAAAAAACTTGTAATATATGATATCTTAAATCTaattatgacacataaaataatatatatcgtCAAATATAAACTATACTTGTGAATTTTATCATTGAGATTTACAATAGCATTTTTATCGTCACATCGTTTTGTTAAAGAAAACAACAGAACATACATAGTCTTTGTATTCTTTCCTCCTTAACAGCCATCAGAGCTTCCAAGGGAGGGGAGCATGTATTATCAGATGCTCGATCCCGAGCAGCCGAGTAAACCCATTGCACGATAACGTCGTGTGACGGAGTATCACGAGAGATTGTGATGTCAGCTATGGAGTTGCAAAGCTTCCTTTAGGCATGTAACAGCACCGTCATAGTTTAAGAAGCCCATGAACCAAAATTCATGACTATCAACGGTGATAACTTGGATGTACTTTTCAGCACAATTGAGTCGGCTCGTTGAAGGATTAACCGCTTTAAGTTGATGTAATGGGATAACTACCTGTTTTAAGCAGAGAAAGAATGTCGAGAATCATAtgaatctcatatatatatatatttccacacccatcaaacacaaatatttcaataaaaatgaaaGGTTATAACCTTATAGTAGCTCCATTCAGTTTGGGTACCATTTTTATAGGGAAGGGGAGTGTCACTGCAATATGCAAGCTTTGCTGTAGATACATATAAAATTCCCATGACAGGTCCAGCTGACGTGGACAAATAACATACAAATGAATTCCCAAGTTGCTCTTCCGGATCCGTTACAAAAGTGTGTCTGAATATCTTCTCATACCCACCTTCTGCTAAAACCTTTGTTCCTTGTGCGATTCTTCCCATGGCTGCCTCTGCCAAACTCGGGCTTGTTTTTACTGTTTAAAtagatttttaaggttttttttccaATATTATATACCTAAACTtggatttaatgtttaatttgaaaGCTAAAGTTTATTTTGGTTCGATTAAGGGCGAGTTTGGAtgagcggtgcgtttacctgcgattagtgtaaaaacaacggtggcggtgagattagatactgtagcgatactgtagcgtgagacaaaaagtaaactaaacgcaccgcactgCACTCAATCACCCATCCAAACCTACCCTAAGTATCTAAACTTCGCTTCTTGGTTCAAAATGGTATAAGAAATCAAGCTTACGTACTTGGTTATTTGAACTATGAAATTAAATTCATGTGTTAATTCaaacaaaaaatcaaatccaGATAcctaattggataaaaataaattttaaatatcaaaataaatcttGAGTTCAATTCaagtataaatgaaaaaaaaattaaataccaatTTTAACTTTGAGGGCCATAATATATATTttccttaaaaaatatataagaaataaaaaagcaAATTAACAGGGGAAACATACAATGCTGCCACGTGTTCCCTGCAAGATCCTCGGCTTTTCTCGTGGCTTCTCCCACTTTTCTCCCCCATCTCCCCAAGACATCCTTCACAGTGTCCATTTTCTCTGTGTTCGATTTCAAgatgaattaaaattttcaaaatgaaagATAATAATGGAAATAAATGTGTTGTAATTGCTTGCCTTTGAAGGAAGTCGAAAATGATTCCGGAGCAGGAGACTGAGCAATGTAAGGATTGGATCCGTTAACAGCGGACATGGTGACGCTGTGATCCGCAGCAGGCGATTCACTAACTAACTCGGCGCTCCAACGAACAGATTTCCTGGACCCGGTTGATGTTTGATTCGGTGACCGCTCGCTTTGAATCTCATTCTCTTTCGGATTCTGAgcctctttctcttcttctttctccGGTTCTGTTGTTGGCACAATAACAAATTCATCCGCGTCCATTTCGGGATCCGACTCTTTCCGGTTCGGTTCTTCGGCCGGTGAGCTGGACTTTGACTCGGCTACCGTCGTCCATTGTTCCATTCTTGTAGAACGTTCAGAAAAAATGGCTCCGCGTGAAGTGGCGTGGGTTTTTTGTTGGAAGTTTAGTCGGAGGCTGGTATTTGatctttgtatttttcttttaaaagaaaagaataactTGAGCTGACCAGAACTGGAAAAAGGAAGGAATAACTTAAGCAGCGAAATTGCTAATAGTAATAATATGCAACCTACGCTCTCACACCAACTTTAATACTTATTACAAATTAGTAGCGGTCAgttggttaataattttttaaaattttagttaccaattaattcgattcaaaattaggtaatcgaaataaataatatatataatatatttgtattagaaatgtattttttgaattattattttttatattaatcaaaataaataaatattatatgttataataatatattttgtgaactattaaaaaaaatgaacattagtaatgttttatatttattttaaccaaaagacaagaatatataaatttcggttaattcggtgtTAACCGTCTAAATTAGTCGAAATATTTTGATTCGattaatgtatttaaaaaaattaatttaattagtagttaaagatttttatattttaagtaatttaattaataataatttgattcGATTAATAATTGAACTGACCAATTAAACACATGTAATGATATGCACAAAAATACAACACATGaataacatgttttaatttagtatgagttttattatataatcgTGTTTTACGTAATAACCATGTCGATCAAATACAAGTAAGACGTCGAGACATGACTGAGACGTAATTAATTAGCTCAAAGATTACCCTCAATTTTTGTTGGAATACATGTATTGATGGATTATAATTATTAGTTcgtcaaaatttattttcattgtttGTTTAGTTATGTACATTTAGaatttttgttatgaatattttataatatttatgattttttttaatattttgaaaaaattctatgtatttattaatttttttaattttgtataattatattttttaaattttagaagaaCGACggaattcatcaaattcataaatatgTAAACCTTCAAGGTTAGCATTTATGAATGATAAAAAAAGTTTACTATCCTCCTTTTCTTCACAAATATGATGTTTATCATTCAATCTGagtatttttgtttgattttattgGCTCATGATTCTTTACCAAACAAATcgtttttttacctaaataataaaaaaaataattaattaaaaaagtatgaaaaataaattaattataaaaataagccTTAGTTACAGTGTTTTGACGGTGCCATTTGACAAATTGGCAACATTAGACTGAAATGTAATGACCTAAAATATTCAGGAACTTGATatgtaaattttctattttggtataggtaaattatttcataaaccctcttatttattattttcttttatttctctttaacaccaaaaataaataaaataatgaaatttttctAGATTGTTCAAGGTCTCCTGGTGATATTCATGGCTGCCACGGAAGAAATTGAAGCGAGTTCATGCCGACCCTCAGCAGCTTCTTGATCATAGGTATCAATCGCGATACTAAACCCAGAGTGCAAACAATTTTGGTTTTGGTGATACGACCATTATTTGGAAGCTCCTTCAAGATCCCATCAATGTCGATATTTgtcatttccttttttatttgctCGAATTAAAAATTTGCTCTACTGCACCcattatcaattaaaaaatattaaaagtctTCAAGGAAAAAGATAGGAAAAAAACCCGGACAAAAGGAATATTGAGATAAAAAAATGGGGTTAATGTAGGATTGGTGAGAGATATCAAATGAAGTAAATACAAAGATGATTTTTTAagatatatataatcaaatatgaaCAAATTAGAagcaaacataaataaaaataaaattgcttTATGTTGATTTAAATTGAGAAATGAGATATTATACCTtataagtaaaaagaaaaaagaaaacagacGAAAAAGAGTGAATTTTGAATAACAGAAGAGTAAGGAAAAATATTTTTCGcaaaataaataacttttttggtgttaaaagaaaggaaaagaaaagaacttAAGTGTCAACCAAAACGGAAAATTTACATATTAGgtccttaaatattttaaatcatcACATTTTAATTTTGTGTTGCCAATATGTTATCAGAACATTATAACAAAtacctatttttataattaatttatttttcatacatttttataattaattattttatattattttgataaagaaacctaaatgaaataaattttcatatcTTATATATTAATTAACCATAGTAATTATGGTTATAGTTTTCACTATTTGAATATATCCTAATcattaggaaaaaaattaatcattataaaacataattaaatatctttatttttattaatctttaaaatcaaaataattgaaacaatatttaaataatgttattatatttatgaaaaaaatcgTGATTTTTATttgtgtataattttaatatctaactttatttttattaatctttaaaatcaaaataattggaacaatatttaaataatgttattatataattttaaaatcaaaaggTAATTATTTGAGCCAATGACCAAATTCAAATAGATAATTATACTTACAAATTCTTaacgatttttttaaaaatagatattgCAATTATTCAGATTCCAACTAAGCTAaatccgtaaaaaaaaaattaatattgaagCTTAGAAAACCACCCTGAAAAGAAGTCAACTGAGTCACCAAGCTTCAGAACTCGCTCTCCGTACCGAGATGACTCGCTAACCTTGTTCTTGCTGCTCTCCATAGTCATTAACCTTCCTCCTTCTCCGTACAATTCATCGTTCCCGACTTGATCCTTCATTTCACTTATTGAGCCCCAAACAGTCTCAACCAACACATTCCTCATCTGTCCAAGTGCTGATAATCTCTCTTTACAATCTTCTAGTCTCTTCAAAGCAAACCCCAACTCAACTGACTCAAAAACACTCAAACAACTCAGTCTCTCTTTAAACTCACTGACTCGAATGGAAACCTCGTTGGTTGATGCCAAATAATCCTCACCCACCATTCCTAGAACCTCGTCCACCAATATGTTGCCATTGGTATGCAAAGAATTGGGCATTCTCGAAATCTGTTCGATCAAATTTCCCAAAGAGTTTATCTCTTTAAGCAATTGGCTATTTGTAAGAGATGATActttctcctcttcttcttcattgTTATCTACACTGCTTGAAGCTGAACTTAGAAAGAATCCCAAAACCCTTGACGTTTGCAACAGATTCTCAAGGTATAAAGCATACCTGCAATTTGTTTTGAatatatttgctttaaatttgaTGCTGAACTGTGAAATCACGTATTTTCCTAGAAAGTTGgagaaactaaaaaataaaataaaacataccaTCTAACCCAATAGGAAAGTTCCCAAGTTAACAACGTCGTTTTATCTCTGAAATTGGATAGTTTAAGGTAGTTTCGGCCGCCATTGGAAGGGTAAACAGAGAGCCGATCTTGAAGAATAAAGCTGCCACGCTTAATGATGTGATGAACAGTGATGAGACATTTGATGGCAACGGAGGCATCACGGGTGGTCTGAAGACGGTCCATGAGGACCTCGATGGCGGTGGAAACGGTGGCACGTGAGGTATGGCCGGAGGCAAGTAAAGTGGCCAAGTGCCTTGGGTCAGGTGGAGTGAAGGGGTCATGGGTGGTGGCTCTTAGTAAGGCTAAGTGGAGGGATAGGGTTTTGGGATCGGAAAGCAAAGCTGCTTTGCTTTGAGAAGCTTTGTCTTTGATGATCCCAATGAAGTCCCTAAGAATCGGTATCCGCCCCATTCAACAACAAAACAAAGCCACTGAAGAAACGAAAAGTAAAgtgaaaatttattatgaaaAGATCTGTTATCTACTTATCACAATCTCGCGGGGTTCATTTTTTATATAAGAATAATTACTAGGCTTTAATTTGTAAATTGGCCCTCAACTATACCCCAATTATCAATTTGgtctttaaagtttttttttgtcaaaagtaATCCCTAAAGTTTCCTTTTGTCACCCTAATTGGCGCTTCGGTTAATAgacattaaaagaaaatttatgtggCATTTCAGCCAATACTAAAATGACATGtgccaaaaaataaattaaacttaatgtCAGTTCttcattgtttaaaaaaaacacttctgACTCCAAAAtcacttttgaaagaaaagctgTGAAGAACAAGCtgtttttggctgaaatttttaactttttagaagtgtttttcaaaagcacttctgaaaaagAGCTAGAAAGaataagctaaaaattttagttttttctctcccaaaaacatttttagtacttaattactttttcacccctttaATAATATagtattttcctttttttcttggtgcttaattataattgtgttaaaatcattaattaaaaataaaaaaatattttttaaaatactaattacaaatatttaatggttatatttaaatatttaaaatataatttatatattctaattaaattttataaataattaatatttattgcttaaaaatatttacaatttatattccatatattaaaatattaacaacaagttataataattttttatattattactaaaatataataatattaactaatttaaatattatttaaatacatatttattacttgataataacatgtctaaaatagacattttatttttcaaaagtactttttgacagtaaatcttaaacactcaaattttaaactaaatttttcaaaagcacttcttaAAAGTACTTTTCCAgtacacttttcaaaagcaatcaAGAACTGGCCCTTAATACTGGCCCttaatattctttctttctttcttcttcctcctctttctcCCTCTCCCGCCACAGTTCTCTTCTTCTTTTAAAGCTAACTGCAGACTACATTTTATTGATGAActtaacataaatataatataaagcaTAAGATCTTTAAAAGCTAAGTGCAACTCGACTCTTACTCTCGTTCTTATCTTCTTCACCATTTTCGATGAACTTAGCCTTAGAGagtttgtatatattttaacatggTCACTTTATTAATGGCTGAAAGTGCCCCATTTTTTTAACGTCTTTTAGCGGAAGGGCCAACTTGTGTGACGAGGGTAAACTTTTGGGATtacttttgataaaaaataaaaaaactttaagaGCCAAATTGAGAATCATGGTATAGCTTAAGGGTTAATATATTACTAAAGCCTAATAATTACGATTTTCAtgaacatattttataatttggataaattatactattaattgatcACTTTAACACTAAAAAGAGTTAAAATTGATTActgaactatttaaaaatttttatttaagttattagattgttaaatttttttgtttaagttcCACTAACGAGCTCCAAGCGACGATTCAAAATTTCAGTCAATCTGATAGtcaatgtcgaaaattgaaaaaaaaaatttgaattttggttcgcaGATTCGTGACGtccaaagttatttcatgaaaaaaattaaattataaaaataaatgggAAAGAGAGTTTTCGATTGGTACATGCAATGCAAACAGAGAAATGCAAACAGAGAAAGTCATATAGTATTGATTTAATAGCtgagtgacttaaatgaaaacttttaaataatttaatgaccaaatTATTACTTTTTAAGTTAAATGACCAACacaaaatttcacatttcaaagtaCAAAGCATAACGAAAAAAATTACAGCTCAAAATTAGAAGAAagcataacatttaattattagaATTAAATGTTATCTATTATTAATTCTCTATTAATTAGTTTTATCGAAACAAATGATAGTTGaactttaaaataagaaaaaaggaaCTATTTTATAGCTCGAAGCATAACAATTCTATacaaattaatttagtaataacTTAAAAGGCAGTAATTTTAACGTTTacatttttgtcaatttaattattatattttttttgaatgaaattttttattaaattttcagaaAGAATCAAATAGttagttaaaatattaaatttttaataatgctGGTGTGGTAACTCGTATGACATTATGCATATATATCATGTTGATATGACATCATTTGTCTTGTATGTCacgtcaataaataattttaaaaatataaaaaaaatattcaaaaataaaaaattaacataaattacACGTGAATTGTCATGTGggttcacatatttaaaacattaatgttttagtcagaattttcataaataaataaataaacaacaaatcaactctttttaaaagaataatttagattaaaaagaaaaagaaaaattaaaattataaaaattgtaaatattaaagattaaacaaaacaaatttatAATAGTTTTCTAAATAATGATAGAAAAGAGgataatgaattgattgatgGACACTCAAAAATCAAGCCTCGATAAATAGTAACTAAAACTCAATTAAGGGGTTATCAAGTTGAGCACTAAATTCATGCAATCTGATTGGTGTCAAGTGAACTTTGCTTAGAAATGGTTGCATATGGCTATGTGCATGATGCAAGTTGAGCAGTAGCAGTTCCATCCTTGTCATGCTGCAATTAATTGATTTCGTCAGTTCACCCACCCAATTAATTAAATCCCAGAGATATGTTTCTTAAGTAAATCGGCATAAAGTttgtatttttggagattttttctaaaattaatatagtaattagtttgaatttatttataaaaattgatttttttatcattataaattagAGACAGAAAAAGGAGACGAACAGGTTTGAATAAATAAACCGGAAAATAAAAGATCTTAATTCTATtattataaatcatttataattattaaaatgaaattagatctaactagtataaaataattaaagaaaagtgTCAATTgatgtttaaaaaattagataaaaggtTAGAGCAATCAGACTTTTATATCACTCATTTATTTGATTGGATTAATGGATAacttaattcaaaatatatatttttgagtcaaattttttaaatgttaaatatattgtttttttaataaaaattacattttttcaaTCCAATTAGTCAGTTTAATCTGATTTTTTATTCGATCAATTTTAATTATCCAAGTCATACTTCGTAGAAGCTAACGAAGGCTTGGCTTAGTAAGAATGGTTTTctttttatagaaaataaattagatgGGTTCGCGAGTTAGGATGAGCTTAATTAAATTCGGGttgaaaaatgggtttaaaattttgtttaagtctaatttagataaaaatgttaatattCAATCTTGGTCCAGCTCAcctgtattaaaatttttttgtataatattttaaaatatatataatacataaaaaaattaaaaacattgaagtaaatttaaataacactaagataggtgcaacttaacaaataaatgtctctaaaatagtaataaatttaataataaaacaagaattatataatattcaaacaataacaataaattaatagtaacataatagtgaaaatGTAACAAAATAGTGATAAAACAagaaaatagtagcaaaataagaaaaaaaaacaacaagaaaTTTGGTTAGGCCAAAAAAAACCTTATCCGAGGCCCGACCTATTTTCTAAATgggtcttatttttttgtccaaatccaTTTTTTGGGTCCATTTTATAGTAATAAAaccataattaattataaaacgtCCTAATACTTATAAAAAGAAATATAGGCGTGATAAATTAACAAAACCCCATTCAATATTggttatatcaaatggttcatgatccAATCTAATTTTTATAGTTGAATATTTTTCATCTATATCATTAATATAAACATATGCttctaaaaaaatattcaaaaaaagttTTCTGAAATTGAGCTTGTTGTTTACAAATagctctatttattttaaaaaatatttcttatgGTAAATATGTCTagatttattatataaacatattctaaacattttattcataataggatTGTTTTTTCCTTTATGAATAAAGTACTGAaatatatcaagaagattgtttatctccttaatatcCATAAATTCCATTTGGAATTCATCCCAATCTCTGTATAAGAtggattttaataataaatcatcaGATTCACTTTCcttagttgttttttcaactaaaaattgtgaaaattttgtaagaGCTCTTCTGAAATTGGCTCGTTATTGAGAAACATagtttttccatattttattaataaagttaTAAATTTCTGGCGATAAACCAGGACtgtaaaaatcttttatttcttgaatttgttgttgttttaacAAATTTTCTGCTCCTTTAATCATTTCAGCATAATTGGCTTGAAACGTTGAATTTGAATATTGGGACCATTGTGATTGACTCACCATTTTGGGTGTCAATGATAAAGGAGTTCCAACTGGTTGTTTTACCAATAACAAAACTTTTGTTCTAACTGGTTGGTTTACCATTGGATATGACATATAATATCATTGGTTAGAATAAAATGGTACTTGTGCAGGTACAAATCCTTTTTTGAAATTTGTTGCTTTCATTTTGTTGGGTTTTTTATAAACAGTCGTCCATTCACCAACTAATTCTGGAGGTTTTTTACCTCTatctagaggtgatcatgggttgggctactcAACTCGGCCTGACGGCctgcccgaaaaatgggagggttcgggtaaaaatatagtcccgaaatatgggtttgggcaaaaaaagaaGCTCGTTTAAAAAATGAGCCTGGCCTCGGGTAAAgcttttttggcccgggctcggcccggcccgagttatatattaaatatataattttatttttaatcaaatatatattaaatatttacttgtttggtgttgtaaaatttaatatgggccgggctcgggtttagcatgtaatagcccgattttcaaAAATGTCGAAAACAGTGGTACGAGATCACCAAATTCAGAaaataagctcgtaaattttattatcaataattacgagccaaatatgatttttaagagatttttaaattagtaatttgtattttataaaaatttattaagtcaagaaattgagaaaaagaggtatcgagactTCGATATTATAaaccaagccgtaaatatttttataaatatttacggagtgtcaatatggtagtgttaaagtttcgtcagaaaattttaatgttttggcagttaattaattaaaaaggactaaattgaaaagatgcaaaacttgctaaagtgattaaatagcttaacaattaaaTAAGGAAGGACTAAAAGAGAAAATGGACCAATTTAGGGGCTGAGATGACATACcgttaaaaaaaatctaagatttttatgtattaaggacaaaattggaattacaataaagtttatgtggccaaattttattttaagcatTTCAAGACCATTTCTTCTTGAAATTTCGGTGGGAGacagccatg is part of the Gossypium hirsutum isolate 1008001.06 chromosome D11, Gossypium_hirsutum_v2.1, whole genome shotgun sequence genome and encodes:
- the LOC107911621 gene encoding cyclin-D4-2, with translation MTENLDCSTSNLLCSENTSSCFDGDLDFNAMNEFGASPACHQLFKNQIFNQNDPFLMIMNNRSTSLLGCPGFALQSDDVIKEMVEKEMEHLPRDDYLKRLRSGDLELSARREAIEWIWKASAYFNFGPLSLCLSINYLDRFLSMYDLPRGKTWTVQLLAVACLSIAAKMEETKVPSSVNLQVGEPKFVFEAKTIQRMELLVLSTLKWRMQVLTPCSFIDYFLNKLCNDHQYPSSTPITRSLQIILNTTRGINLLEFRPSEIAAAVAISVSGQMQRCAIDKVISSFIFVQKERVLKCVEVMKDLTFINGTAATTSATSSVPQSPIGVLDGAACLSYKSDEIKHGLFANCSHPTPDLKRRKLDKSPQPDHI
- the LOC107911622 gene encoding GLABRA2 expression modulator, with the protein product MEQWTTVAESKSSSPAEEPNRKESDPEMDADEFVIVPTTEPEKEEEKEAQNPKENEIQSERSPNQTSTGSRKSVRWSAELVSESPAADHSVTMSAVNGSNPYIAQSPAPESFSTSFKEKMDTVKDVLGRWGRKVGEATRKAEDLAGNTWQHLKTSPSLAEAAMGRIAQGTKVLAEGGYEKIFRHTFVTDPEEQLGNSFVCYLSTSAGPVMGILYVSTAKLAYCSDTPLPYKNGTQTEWSYYKVVIPLHQLKAVNPSTSRLNCAEKYIQVITVDSHEFWFMGFLNYDGAVTCLKEALQLHS
- the LOC107911623 gene encoding putative clathrin assembly protein At4g40080, whose product is MGRIPILRDFIGIIKDKASQSKAALLSDPKTLSLHLALLRATTHDPFTPPDPRHLATLLASGHTSRATVSTAIEVLMDRLQTTRDASVAIKCLITVHHIIKRGSFILQDRLSVYPSNGGRNYLKLSNFRDKTTLLTWELSYWVRWYALYLENLLQTSRVLGFFLSSASSSVDNNEEEEEKVSSLTNSQLLKEINSLGNLIEQISRMPNSLHTNGNILVDEVLGMVGEDYLASTNEVSIRVSEFKERLSCLSVFESVELGFALKRLEDCKERLSALGQMRNVLVETVWGSISEMKDQVGNDELYGEGGRLMTMESSKNKVSESSRYGERVLKLGDSVDFFSGWFSKLQY